The Oncorhynchus keta strain PuntledgeMale-10-30-2019 chromosome 22, Oket_V2, whole genome shotgun sequence genome includes the window GGTTACAGAGAGTAGACTAGTTTAGAGAGTGATTGAAAAGTGACATAATTgcagaaaatatttttttcagGAAAATGAATTAATGAGTCTtgtaataaaaataaacattataGAAGATATCCATTTGTTAAACTATCCTTTAGTGAAAGGAGAATGTCCACAAGTATGGCTGCTGTTCACAAGGTCGGCAAACCaaacctgtatgtgaggtgttgtcaCAGAAGTTGGTGTGGCATCGTGCCAGCCTCAGCCACTACCGTTAACACCTTCCCTGCGATATGTTTGGGCTTTGCTAAGGTGTGGCTGACAGAGTAGGATCATGTTCATATACGAGCCctttccctctgtagtctggaATTGTAGGCACGGGACACAGTATTCCATGCATCCATATATCGATCCATGCACATAGCGATGCATTTCTGCAATAAACAAAAATATCAGTCAGCATTACCACTGCATAATATTAGCATTTTATGATGTGTAACATACCTCAAACATGTCTCAAATGACAATTCACTGACTCAAGTTAGGTGTCACAAATCAACCacttcacatccatatcctgtcATAATAATCTGCAAATAAATACACTGGCATACCTGTTCAGAGTTATCCAACGTGCCTCCTGGTTTGCCTATGCATTTCTTGAAGCATTTGTCTGTCATCCTCTACAACAAAGGAGAAAGATAAGATTTAACCCATCATCACTCACCTCAGGCTCCACGACCTGACAGGCAATTTAACTAACGTTACATTGAGAGTAGGCCTGGCCTACAGACCAAATATGCCGTTTGTAGTTAACTATATACATGTAATAAAATATTTACATGGCTTGCTAACAAACAGCGAGCATTCATTCATTCGACAGGCTAAGGTACctagttagctaactaacgttagcaagCTTGTAGCTATAAGGCCTATTGTATTCGTAGCTTACTAACTAGTTGTAAGGTGGTAGTAACTTATTGCTTTCACATCAGCTTTTTCAACTTGCTACGCAACAATGAGTTAACCAGTCAACTAGCTGTCCGGTGTCTAGTTATCTAGTATAGCAAATTACCTGCAAGAGCTCTTGCGCATTAGCCACCGCAATCTGGACCTTCACTTGCTCCATGATTGTCCCGGTGTCCATTTTACCGGACCCAGCACCTGATGAAAAGTCGGAACCAAATCCGTCCATAACTAATTGTGATAGCTAATATTAAAACTTTAAGAAATTAAACTGTAGCTACCTAACTACACGTGTAGCTCTTGCAACCACTTCGACAAGTTGCCCTTGAAACAAGATAATTCGATCACGTGACTTCCTGTAATTGTGATTCCAACATGGGAGATGTAGTTTTCAGTTTCCTAGCCAGTTCAAGGGCCTGTTCACAGACAGGGTTTAGATTAATCCAGGAGTAGGACTTAATGTGTACAGTCGTGGCAAAAAAAATGAGaatgaaaatgaatatttgtgtcacaaagtctgctgccttagtgtctttagatatttttgtcagatgttactatggaataatgaagcataattacaagcatttcataagtgtcaaaggcttttattgacaattacaagaAGTTGATGCAaaaagtcaatatttgcagtgttgatcctttttcaagacctctgcaatccaccctggcatgctgtcaattaacgtctgggccacatcctgactgatagcAGTGCATTCTTGcttaatcaatgcttggagtttgtcagaatttgtggggttttgtgtgttcacccgcctcttgaggattgaccacaaattctcaatgggattaaggtctggggagcttcctggccatggacccaaaatatcaatgttttgttccccaagccacttagttatcaccttTTTCTTATGGCatggtgctccatcatgctggaaaaggcattgttcatcaccaaactgttcctgggtggttgggagaagttgctctcagaggatgtgttggtaccattctttattcatggctgtgttctttggCAAAATTATGAGTGAGCCCActtccttggctgagaagcaaccccacacatgaatggtctcaggatgctttactgttgacatggcacaggactgatggtagcgctcaccttgtcttctctggacaagcctttttccggatgccccaaacaatcggaaaggggattcatcagagaaaatgacgtTACCCCAGTCCTAAGAAgtcttttgcagaatatcagtctgtccctgatgtttttcctgtagagaagtggcttcttttctgcacttcttgacaccaggccatcctacaAAATTATTttcctcactgtgcgtgcagatgcactcacacctgcctactGCCATTCCTgcgcaagctctgtactggtggtgccccgatcccgcagctgaatcaactttaggagacggtcgtagcacttgctggactttcttgggcaccctgaagccttcttcacaacaattgaaccgctctccttgaagttcttgatgatccgataaatggttgatttaggtgcaatcttactggcagcaatatccttgcctgtaaagccctttttgtgcaaagcaatgatgacgtcaagtgtttccttgcaggtaaccatggttgacagtggaagaacaatgactccaagcaccaccctccttttgaagcttccagtctgttattcgtactcaatcagcatgacagagtgatctccagccttgtcctcatcaacactcacacctgtgttaatgagagaatccctgacatgatgtcagctggtccttttgtggcagggctgaaaagCAGTGGAATTTTGGGgggggattcaaatcaaatcaaatgtatttatatagcccttcgtacatcagctgatatctcaaagtgctgtacagaaacccagcctagaacccaaaacagcaagcaatgcaggtgtagaagcacggtggctaggaaaaactcccctgaaaggccaaaacctaggaagaaacctagagaggaaccaggctatgtgggttggtcagtcctcttctggctgtgctgggtggagattataacagaacatggccaagatgttcaaatgttcataaatgaccagcatggtccaataataataaggcagaacagttgaaactgaagcagcagcacggccaggtggactggg containing:
- the timm13 gene encoding mitochondrial import inner membrane translocase subunit Tim13 → MDGFGSDFSSGAGSGKMDTGTIMEQVKVQIAVANAQELLQRMTDKCFKKCIGKPGGTLDNSEQKCIAMCMDRYMDAWNTVSRAYNSRLQRERARI